The Cryptomeria japonica chromosome 2, Sugi_1.0, whole genome shotgun sequence region GACAAAGAAATTACAGAGGCGAATTGAAATTTGGGAACTCACATTTCATACAATCGAATTCCTGCTAAGCTTGAAGAATAGAGCTTATTACCTTCAGTGCCAAACTCTTATCTTTCTAATTTTAGCTTCTCAATGAAGAAACAAATCATTTGAAGTCTATAAAAGGCTGAAATCCGGCTTTATGAGCAACATACTTCaaacatcaaatccacttgtgCTGAGTTTGTGCTGAAATGACATAATTCCGACACTTGCATTGATTACAAATCACCTCGCTCAAGGCGCCTATCATATATTGATTACTTCCAGTTTATGGAAacttttttatttgtaaaatttaaAGTTCCCAGGATTTTGAAAATATTCCCTTTTATCCTCATCCTTTCTTTTCATTCACTATCACCCGTCATTCATTTATTTGCTCCATGAACTTTGAACTTACGAACCTCCAAACCTTGATGAAGGGTTCCATGATTCAAGTTCATTCATCATTGAAAATTCTCCTGCACACTTCAAATTTTGCTTTAACAATGATTCGACACATACGTACACAGGATGAACCTTGAACTAATGAACCAATGAACCAATGAACCAATGAACAACACACAAGTTCAAGCTGGAAGTTCAAGGAGAACACTTTGACATACAAAGATCAAAACAAGAGGGATCAATGATGACTTTAATGTACTTTATTTTGCCTTAAAGGGACTTATGGAAAGATTAAACATGCACAAAAATAGAGGTAATGGAGATGAAATCATGTTCATTAACAATCTTGATAGGGATCACTGCTGCTCTTGCTGGCGGATTGCTTGCACATTTGAAGAGCAGGGCCATCCTTGATCCGGGGGATAAAATAAATTATCTCCAATACTCCAGAAATAAACACGTGACACCTTAGAAGGAAAATGGTTTAGCAAAATATATGTTATGAGATTTGAACTCATAACCTCCCTCAACAAACCCACCGCTTTCACCACTAGACCATTCATTCACATTTACTATTTTTTAGAGAGAAGTTGGTTTTATTGTATAACCAACTACCCAAAGAGAGAATGGAGGCCGACGGGGGTGGAACCCTTGACTACCGGACTCCCAAAATGGATGGAAACCATTGTGCTATAAATAACACTTGAATCATTAGCGGCCCATATGAAATTTAAACAATGTGAAGCTCGCCAATCCCTATTTCAAAGGGGATATTGGCTAAATAAACCCCCTAATTACTAATGGTGCCAAATTTATAAGAATGTAAAGGGGATATACACGGGAAATAATTTGTTGTAAAGGGTTATTTATGGGAGTTGGTGGTTTTAGTCTATTTTAGACttattttatgtataaaagggggTAGTAGGCCTTTTTGAGGTATCCAGGTGATGGGAAGGAGATGCTATGTTGAAGAGTTTGTTGTTATTCCTGCATGTTGAAGGTTAAATACTGATGTGCTTGAAGGGAATAGTTTTTGCAaacatttgtaattgatttgaaaGGAATAGTTTTTGCAaacatttgtaattgatttcttgGAGTAATCGGATCGGTCCCCCTATTGGAGCAGGACCCGGAGACGTAGTCCATCTGGACGAACTCCATCATCAATTGTGTTTGCTCTTCTATCTATTTTGCTCTCTTTTCTTTCTATCATCATCTTTAATATGCTTTGTTCATTTAAGAATTTTAATCATGTTAATTCGCTTATGTATGCTTTGAATTAACTTATGTAATTGCTATAAGCATTCTTATGCAATAgtcatagatcctaatcagatcaagtttggtattagagctttgtttGTCTAGTATTGCAGAATTGAATGTTAACAAGATCCAGGATTCAACGAGGCAAAGGCAAGCTTGAAGAATATAATCTTGAGATCAAAAAATGAAGAACTAATCCACCATCACAGATGCAAGGAAAAGGTGGTGGAGAAGGTTCTGAAGACAAGAGTATTTAGAAGACTCTTCAAAATTTGGAAACCATTGTACAAGTTTTAGTACATGAGAGAGAGGACAAGATGCGAAGACGTGCAGCTCTTGAGAACAAAGGAAAAAGACCAGGAGGTGACCGTGAGCCTCCAAAAACACCCccatctccttcttctccttcttccccgTCTTCTCCCTCTTCTACTCATTCTGAGTTTTCTTCTCTCTTCAAGAGTTCACATAAGCCTAAGATTaaattggatgtaaaatttgaTCTACCAAAGTATTGTGGGGAATTAAATGTTGAAAAATTAGATGATTGGATTCAACAGGTTGAAGTCTATTGTAGAGTCCAAAACCTCTTAGATGATGCCGATAGGATCCAGTTAGCTACTCTTCGGTTAGGAGGTACAGCTCTAACCTGGTGGGAGAGTAGAATTCGGGATGGGTCTTCACAACATGGTAAAATCAATTTAACTTGGTCAGACTTTGTTAATGCTTTCAAGAAGCAATTCTATCCCCTAGGCCATATGCAACAACTAATGATGAGCTAGCAACTTTTTAGGCAAGGGAAAGGTCAGTCTGTCCAAGATTACACCCATGAATTAAAAAAGAAGGCTATTGCATTAAATGTTCCATTGTATACCCATAACACGTTGCTTAAGTACATAGTTGGTCTTCACTCTTATCTGAGACATTCAATTTTGGTCTTGAATCCTAGTAACTTAGATAAAGTCTGTGTTCAAGCCACACACCTAGAGTTAAGAGGTAAGTGTTCTTTtattgataagtttgataagaagCTATCTAAGTCTGAGAACAAATCCCAAAACAAAGGGAAGGGGAAAAAGATAGCTACAGTGAAGAaagagggtgaaaaacccacatgctcacattgcaagaaagaagggcatgaTGATTCTAGGTGCCGGAAGTTGCACCCTGAAAAAAGGCCAAAGAGATATGGTGGAAACAAAGACAAGCAAAAGACTACTGCTATAGTTCAACAAGATCTTGGATCTAACTTTGGCGATGAGACAAAGATCATTGCTGTTGGAATCCAAGGTAAAGAAAAAGGTAGATCTCTCTCATCAGCTACAAGTTCTTCTAATATAAGTGCAAGTACAAGTAAAGATTCTACTCCTAAGAATGATAAGCAAaggaatgaattatttcatattcgGGTTGTTATCAAACATACTAAAGTTGATACATTATTTGATACGGGTTCTCAAGTTAACTTGATATCTGAAGAAATTGTTAAAAAGCTTAACTTGACTACAATACCTCATCCAAAACCATATCCTCTGGGATGGGTTTGCAATGATGCACAATTGCAAGTAACTAAACAATGTAAGATaagatttgctatcactgcaaacttTGTAGATGAGGTAGAAGCTGATGTAGTCTCTTTAGATATTTGTGGTCTTGTACTTGGGAGTCCCTATTTGTATGATCGACAGGCTATCTTCTATAGAGGGGAGAACAAATACCATCTTTTTAAAGATAAGGTTGAATACATTGTATGAGCACATAAGGTAAAGAGTAATCTTGCACTAGTTAATGCTGGTCAAATGAAAAGGTTAGTCAACTCTTGTAAGAACTTTGTATTAATGCTTGTAAAAGCCAAAGAGGAAGAAACATTTGAGGCATTTAAAGGATGTGATCCTAAACATAAGGCTGAAATGGTCAAAGTTGTTTCCACTTACGATGACTTGTTTCGGGAACCAAAAGGATTGCCTCCTAAGAGAAAGATACAACATGAGATCCAGTTGCAGCAGGATGTGCCACTTCCAAACATTGGCATGTACCAGTTATCAGTCTTGcaaaatgaagagatcaaaaaGTAGGTTCAAGAGTTGGTTGAGAGAGGACTTATTCATCCTAGTACATCTCCTTGCAGTTCTCCTATTGTGTTGGTTCCAAAGAAAGATGGGACTTGGAGAatgtgcattgactacagggcTCTGAACAAGATAATGGTAAAGAATAGGTACCCTcttcctagaattgatgatttacttgATCAGTTGAAACATGCAATTTATTTCACTAAGTTAGACTTGCGTAGTGGATATCATCAACTACAaattgcaggaaatgatatttggaAAACTGCTTTTAAGACAAAACAAGGACTTTACAAGTGGTTGGTTATGCCCTTCGGGCTTTGTAATGCACCAACTACATTCATGAGAGTCATGAATGATGTCTTTCgtccttttattgatgattttgtcatagtctacctagatgatattcttgtATTCAACAAGTCTTGGGAAGATCATGTAATTCATGTTAAAAAAGTCTTGGATGTACTAAGGAAAGAAAAACTTTTTGTAAAGATGTCTAAATGCGAGTTCGCTAAGACATCCTTAGTGTACCTAGGGTATGTCGTAGGGAATGGTCAATTGAAAGTAGACCCTGTGAAGGTCGAATGTATTGTGAAATGGCCTAGGCCAAGTACAATCATAGAAGTCAAGAGTTTTTTAGGTGCAGTTCAGTACTGGAGGAAGTTCATTGCAAACTTCTCTTTTATCACATCACCATTGCATGCATTGACCAGTATGAAGGCAACTTTTTAGTGGGGAGGTCCACAGCAAAAGGCTTTCAACACTTTGAAGGAAAAGTTGAGCACTGCACCAGTTCTGACTTTACCAGATTTACATCAACCATTTCAGATCGAGACGGATGCGAGTGGGTTTGCCATGGGAGCTGTACTCATGCAAGGAGGTAAACCAGTCTGCTACcactctgaaacatttttaggcgCAATAAGTAACTATCCCACTTATGATAAGGAACTTTATGCTTTAGTTCAGAGTGCTAAGAAATGGAAACACTACTTAATGGGCAAAGAAACTATAATCCACACTGATCATCAGCCACTTCAGTATTTGCACTCACAGTCTAAACTGCAACAAAGTAGGCTTTTTAGGTGGATGGGTTTTCTTCAACAGTTTCATTTGGTGATTAAGTATAAAAAAGGTGCCCATAACAAAGTAGCAGatatgctctctaggcctccagttaagaatgcTTTGATAATCCTTAAAAATAGTTCCATGGTTCGTGAAAGTTTTTAGGAACAATATGCTAATGATGAGAACTTTAAGGATATATATGCAGTTTTAATCCAGGGTAAACATGTAGAGGAAAAATATTACTATGTGCAGGATAACTTGTTGTACCACTTGGGTAAATTATGTGTTCCTAAAGATGAACAGGCACAAGTGATTTGAGAAGCACATAACTCTTTGATTGCAGGACATTTCGGGGTAAGTAAAACATTGGTTCAATTGTAGAAGTATTGTTATTGGCCTCGTATGCAAGAAACTGTTACAAAGTATATAAAGGGATGTGTAATGTGTGCAACCAGTAAATCAAGTAATAGGAAATTGGGTTTGTATACACCATTACCTGTACCATCCCGTCCATGGGAAAGTGTGTCTATGGACTTTTTGGGAGGTTTACCTATGTCTAGGAAGggacatgattatttgtatgttgtTGTTGATCGATTCAGCAAAATGTGTATTCTAATGCCTTGTAAGAAACAGGTCATCGTTGAACTAACAGCTCATATGTACTTCCAATTTgtatgggttcattttgacttACCTACTTCTATTGTATCAGATCAAGATTCTCGGTTCTTAGGGGAATTTTGGACATCTTTGAGGGGACTCATGGACACCAAGCTGAAGAAGAGTACAACCTTCCATCTGCAGACTGACAGACATACAGAGGTAGTCAACAGGATAGTTGTTCATCTACTTAGAGGTTACTGTAGCAAGCATCCTAAGTTGTAGGATGAGAATCTTTATTATGTGCAACATGCTTACAACCATGCAACACATTCTTCTACAAAGAGGTCTCCTTTTGAGACTTGCTTCAGTTACTTGCCAAGAACACCAATGGACTTTTCCTTTGGAAAAGATGATGTTGAAGATGGACATCATGATGCAGAGAAAGATTTGAAGTTCATTCAAAAAGTCCAAGCAATTCATCAGGTAGTAGAAGCTCAGTTGGAGAAGATCCAAGCCAAATACAAGGCTCGACATGACAAACATCGCATAGATCATTATTTTCAGGTTGGTGACCATGTTTGGTTAAATATTAGCAAGGAAAGGATGCAAGGTGAAGGTAAGAAGCTTAAGCCTATCAGATATGGTCCTTTTGAGATCTTGGAAAAGATCGGTACCAATGCCTTTCGCCTTAATCTTCCTCCATATATGCAAATTTACTCAGTTGTAAATGTAGAAAATCTGAAGTTGTACGAGCCTCCAATGATATTGGATGAAGAGGCTAATGTTCAGATTCCTTCTGTCGATGACCTAGCACCTGAGCATCTGAATGTGTTGCAAGAGGATGTCATCCTGGACAGAAACATCAGATCTTCAAAAAGAGGTGGTGTTGAATACCTTAAAGTGGGACGGAAAGGGATGCACCATAGTAAAGCAAGATGGATGGAGATTGGTAAAGTGAGGGAACTTTACCCTCACCTACTTTCTGAGTAGTCAAACTTTCAGAGGTCCGAAAGCTCTTCAGTGGGGAGGCTTGATCTGGAGGATAAAATAAATTATCTCCAATACTCCAGAAATAAACACGTGACACCTCAGAAGGAAAATGGTTTAGCCAAATATATGTTATGAGATTCGAACTCATAACCTCCCTCAACAAACCCGCCGCTTTCACTGCTAGACCATTCATTCATATTTACTATTTTTTAGAGAGAAGTTGGTTTTATTGTATAACCAACTGCCTAAAGAGAGAATGGAGGCCGACGGGGGTGGAACCCTTGACTACCGGTCTCCCAAAATGGATGGAAACCGTTGTGCTATATATAGCACTTGAGTCATTAGCGGCCCATATTAAATTTAAACAATGTGAAGCCCGCCAATCCCTATTTTAAAGGGGATATTGGCTAAATAAACCCCCTAATTACTAATGGTGCCAAATTTATAAGAATGTAAAGGGGATATACATGGGAAATAATTTGTTGTAAAGGGTTATTTATGGGAGTTGGTGGTTTTAGTCTATTTTAGACttattttatgtataaaagggggTAGTAGGCCTTTTTGAGGTATCCAGGCGATGGGAAGGAGATGCTATGTTGAATAGTTTGTTGTTATTCCTGCATGTTGAAGGTTAAATACTGATGTGCTTGAAGGGAATAGTTTTTGCAaacatttgtaattgatttgaagGGAATAGTTTTTGCAaacatttgtaattgatttcttgGAGTAATCGGATCGGTCCCCCTATTGGAGTAGGACCCGGAGACGTAGTCCGTCTGGACGAACTCCATTATCAATTGTGTTTGCTCTTCTATCTATTTTGCTCTCTTTTCTTTCTATCATCATCTTTAATATGCTTTGTTTATTTAAGAATTTTAATCATGTTAATTCGCTTATGTATGCTTTGAATTAACTTATGTAATTGTTATAAGCATTCTTATGCAATAgtcatagatcctaatcagatcaatCCTTTGCTCTTCGTCTTCGTCTACACACCTACAAAACTATACCCAGAGATCTTGCCATTGTGTTATATTTGTTATTGAaattgtagcgtagaaattaggaatcatcacaagataagtagatcaatcaaaacacaagacatgataactcaatcatgagagcactcattgcaaatgaacctaatcctaagcacactcaatagagatatgaaaacaaagcattcaaaatgaaagattatgcaaaccaaatgcagaattgaatgctccttccatgcggctccattgttgttctttcctcttcaatggatttgtggatctcacctacaagtgcacatacaattgaaagcaagattgatgaaaagctcaagagtactagaagcgtaagttcggtagtttgattaaggattcagattagctttgattgaaaatcatccaatttatagaagaattggataaatgacaagattagcatgatacaattcaaatggaaattcaaatcaagaatagcaaaattatgacatatctatgacaaattgctatgcaaggcttatgacaattcatgacaaatttctatgtcaagaatttatgacaatttatgacaaattctatgacaaatttctatgtcaagaatttatgacaatttatgacaaattctatgacaaatttctatgtcatttccataaatttaggagagaaataggaggaaattgaaattaagaattaagaaattagaaaatttagaaaaagaggaattaagaaattagaaattaggaattagtgaattaattaataatttttcatttattaatcaattcacaaagaggaataattagccaattaaatgaagatttaattgtaatgagaagacttaggataaataagtaatttagtaatcctagaggaagaaatggcaaattaaatcataaaaccctagaagacgaattagaaatgcgaaaatgacaattaggtcttgattgaagataattaatgtcatgattttgaattgataaatgaccagtgcgacaaaatgatttgattgagattggttgacaaaaattaatgacaaattgaccaaattgacatgattggaaaggacaaggatcgatgacgaatcgatcgcaatatgacaagattgacaaggacaaagatcgaccaaaatcatgactgaaggttgttgtcgacaagaccaaattcgaaggcgagatgatagaagaatgactcgatgcttgcaaatgataaaaagcaagtgcgtgacataggagaaatgttaatgcgatgcaaaaacctaaaatgaggcaatgcgcaagtgttaaagtatgaccctgcaagcgttgaccatttttaggtgtctacagaaataTTATGATGTATATAATAGAGACGAGTTACTCCAAACTATACCTAGAGATCTTGCCATTGTTAAAGGATGGTT contains the following coding sequences:
- the LOC131859028 gene encoding uncharacterized protein LOC131859028; protein product: MRRRAALENKGKRPGGDREPPKTPPSPSSPSSPSSPSSTHSEFSSLFKSSHKPKIKLDVKFDLPKYCGELNVEKLDDWIQQVEVYCRVQNLLDDADRIQLATLRLGGTALTWWESRIRDGSSQHGKINLTWQGKGQSVQDYTHELKKKAIALNVPLYTHNTLLKYIVGLHSYLRHSILVLNPSNLDKVCVQATHLELRGKCSFIDKFDKKLSKSENKSQNKGKGKKIATVKKEGEKPTCSHCKKEGHDDSRCRKLHPEKRPKRYGGNKDKQKTTAIVQQDLGSNFGDETKIIAVGIQGKEKGRSLSSATSSSNISASTSKDSTPKNDKQRNELFHIRVVIKHTKVDTLFDTGSQVNLISEEIVKKLNLTTIPHPKPYPLGWVCNDAQLQVTKQCKIRFAITANFVDEVEADVVSLDICGLVKSNLALVNAGQMKRLVNSCKNFVLMLVKAKEEETFEAFKGCDPKHKAEMVKVVSTYDDLFREPKGLPPKRKIQHEIQLQQDVPLPNIGMYQLSVLQNEEIKKALNKIMVKNRYPLPRIDDLLDQLKHAIYFTKLDLRSGYHQLQIAGNDIWKTAFKTKQGLYKWLVMPFGLCNAPTTFMRVMNDVFRPFIDDFVIVYLDDILVFNKSWEDHWGGPQQKAFNTLKEKLSTAPVLTLPDLHQPFQIETDASGFAMGAVLMQGGKPVCYHSETFLGAISNYPTYDKELYALVQSAKKWKHYLMGKETIIHTDHQPLQYLHSQSKLQQSRLFRWMGFLQQFHLVIKYKKGAHNKVADMLSRPPVKNALIILKNSSMVRESF